CTCGGCCCACGCCGCGAGCATGGTCCAGCACTCAAAGTGCTTGCCTTCCGGCTCGCCATACAGCGGGTAGAAGTGGTCCCAGTTGAAGATGACGTCGACGCCCATGTCTTCGGCCCGGACGACGGCGTCGCGGATGTTGGCGTAGTCGGCGTGCTGGGGCTGCAGCTGTACGCCGATACGCACCTTGCGCTGAGGAGTCGTCATGGCACCATCCTGCCCCACGTCACTGTGCCCGGCAGCACACCCCCGGCGATTTCTATAGAAAGCGCGGGTTAGGTTGCTAGGAGACGACGTCAGGAGGGCCAGATGCGACTACAGCCCACAGAGCTCACCGAATCCGAGCGTGAGCTGCAGCAAGAGGTGCGATCGTGGCTGCGGGAACGGCTGCCGGCCGGCAGCTACGCGCTCGGTCTCGGAATGTCCGGTGACACCGACCCGCAGTTTTCGAAGGATCTCGGTGCCAAGGGGTGGCTCGGGATGGCGCTGCCGAAGGAGTACGGCGGTCATAGCCGCACCGCCGTCGAACGGCTTGTCGTGGTCGAGGAGCTGCTCGCCGTCGGTGCGCCGGTCGGCTATCACTGGGTCGGCGATCGCCAGTCCGGTCCGAGCATTGCCAAGCACGGCAACGAGGAGATGAAGCGCGAGATTCTCCCCGCCATCGCGGCCGGAGAGGTCTCCTTCGCCATCGGCATGTCCGAGCCCGATAGCGGATCGGACCTCGCTTCGGTGCGCACCCGCGCAGAGCAGGTTGAGGGCGGGTGGAAGGTCAACGGCACCAAGATCTGGACGTCGGGCGCCTACGAGGCCACCCACCTGCTGGCGCTGTTTCGGACCTCTGAGCACAAACATGAGGGGCTGACGCAGTTCGTCGTACGCCGTGACTCGCCCGGGCTCACCGTCAACCGCATCCCCTTCATCGACGGCACCCGGCACTTCTGTGAGCTCTCTTTCGAGGATGTCTTCATCCCCGATGAGATGCGCCTGGGTGAGGTCGGTGGCGGTTGGGCGCAGAACACCGCCGAGCTGGTGCTGGAGCGTGGCGGCGTCGACCGCTGGATGTCGATTGCTCCGCTGCTGGAGCACTGGGCCACCTCGGAGCACGTGCGGGAGGACTCGATCGCGCAGGCCGATCTCGGCGCCATCGTGGCGCGCAGCTGGGCGTTCCGCGGCATGTCGCTGTCGGTCGCGCGCATGGTCGACGCCGGGAAGTCGCCGGTCACCGAGGCCGCGCTCATCAAAGAGATGGCGACGCGTTTCGAGCAGGAGAGCGTCGACGCGCTCGCTCGCCACTACGGCCGCATGCCCGACCTGAACTCTGACGACCCCCACGAGTCGCTGCTGGCGCGCGCGATCTTGGTGTCGCCGTCGTGGAGCATCCGCGGCGGGACCAACGAGATCCTGCGCACCGTCATCGCGAAGGGACTGGCGAAGCAATGAGCAACCCTGAAACTTCCGTTACACCGCAGGCAGATCCTGACGTCGTCGCGGCGGTTCGTGAGCTGTTTCGAGAGCGCAGTACACCCGAGGCGGTCAGTGCCGCCGAGCAAGCCGGGATCGACAGTGGGCTCTGGAGCCAGGTCCGCGAGCTTGGCCTGCATCTGGTCGGCGTACCCGAGGAGAGCGGTGGCTCGGGCGGCACGTTGCTGGATGCCGTAGCCATCGTGCATGCCGCCGGCGAGTACGCCGCCGCGGTCCCGGTCGCCGAGTCGATCCACGGCGCGCTGCTACTGGCGGCTGCCGGTGCCGACGTACCCGACGGCACGATCACCGTCGTGCCCGGGCGGGTGGCGATAGGTGAGGAAGCGCAGCGCGTTCCGTATGGCCGTCATGCCGACCACGTCGTCGGCGTGACCGCTGACGGCGAGGTCGTGCTCTCGCCGGTTGACGTGGTGCGTGAGGGAGTCGACTCGGCGGGAATGGCCAGCGACACGCTGCGCGTGGGCGGTTCTGTCGTCGGCCGTCTCGATAACTCCGTGGACTACGCCGCGCTGCTGCGGGCGGCCGCGATGGCCGGAGCTATGGAGGCGACGGCCGAGCTGACCCGTCGCTACACCTCCGAGCGGGAGCAGTTTGGCCGCCCGGTGGGGACTTTTCAGGCAGTGCAGCAGCACATCGTCACGCTCGCGCAGATGGCCGCGATGTCGACGCTGAATGCCGAACGTGCTGCGATCGCGGCAATGCGTGGCCGCGCATCATTTGAGATCGCGGCGGCCAAGCAGGTCATCGACAAGAACGCGACGACCGCTGCGCGCGCCGCTCATCAGGCGCACGGCGCGATCGGCATGACGCAGGAATACCGCCTGCAGCAGCTCACCCGCCGGCTCTACGCCTGGCGCGGCGAATACGGCGACGAGAAGTCACTGTCGCTCGCGATCGGTGCGGCTGTTGCCGAGCACGGCGGCGTACACGATGTCGTCACCGGCGGCAGTGAGATCGTTGACGTCAGGTTCGGGACCGGGGAGGTCTGAGTAGATGAGCGATGTAAATGTCAGCCGTGAGGGCAATGTGACCGTGCTGACGGTCATGCGGCCGCCGCACAACTTCTTTGACCAGGCGCTCGTCGAGGACCTGGCACAGGCCGGATTCGCGGCCGACGACGATGCGGATGCCCGCGCGATCGTGCTTCGTTCAGAGGGCAAGAACTTCTGCGCGGGCGCCAACTTCGGCGAGGGCAAGCTCGGCGCCGAACGGGCGGAGTC
The nucleotide sequence above comes from Epidermidibacterium keratini. Encoded proteins:
- a CDS encoding acyl-CoA dehydrogenase family protein; amino-acid sequence: MRLQPTELTESERELQQEVRSWLRERLPAGSYALGLGMSGDTDPQFSKDLGAKGWLGMALPKEYGGHSRTAVERLVVVEELLAVGAPVGYHWVGDRQSGPSIAKHGNEEMKREILPAIAAGEVSFAIGMSEPDSGSDLASVRTRAEQVEGGWKVNGTKIWTSGAYEATHLLALFRTSEHKHEGLTQFVVRRDSPGLTVNRIPFIDGTRHFCELSFEDVFIPDEMRLGEVGGGWAQNTAELVLERGGVDRWMSIAPLLEHWATSEHVREDSIAQADLGAIVARSWAFRGMSLSVARMVDAGKSPVTEAALIKEMATRFEQESVDALARHYGRMPDLNSDDPHESLLARAILVSPSWSIRGGTNEILRTVIAKGLAKQ
- a CDS encoding acyl-CoA dehydrogenase family protein; this translates as MSNPETSVTPQADPDVVAAVRELFRERSTPEAVSAAEQAGIDSGLWSQVRELGLHLVGVPEESGGSGGTLLDAVAIVHAAGEYAAAVPVAESIHGALLLAAAGADVPDGTITVVPGRVAIGEEAQRVPYGRHADHVVGVTADGEVVLSPVDVVREGVDSAGMASDTLRVGGSVVGRLDNSVDYAALLRAAAMAGAMEATAELTRRYTSEREQFGRPVGTFQAVQQHIVTLAQMAAMSTLNAERAAIAAMRGRASFEIAAAKQVIDKNATTAARAAHQAHGAIGMTQEYRLQQLTRRLYAWRGEYGDEKSLSLAIGAAVAEHGGVHDVVTGGSEIVDVRFGTGEV